GGGCGTGTCGTCCCGGCGATCCGGCGGCTGATCGACCACGCGCGGGCGGATGCGGACTGGCTCGTCGTCTACGCCTGCGACGCGCATCGCGCCGACGACCGCGAGGTCGCGCTGTGGGGCAAGCACGCGATGGCCGGCACCTGGGGCGCGCAGGTGATCGAGGCGCTGGCGCCGGTCGGCGCCGAGCGCGAGATCGTCGTGCCGAAGCGGTTCTACGGCGCGTTCGAGGGCACCGAGCTCGACGACCTGCTCTACGACTACGAGGTCGAGGACGTCGTGCTGGTCGGCCAGCACCTCGATGTCGGCCTGCGCCACACCGCCTACGGCGCGTTTCTCTCCGACCTCGACATCCACGTGCCGGCGGACGCCGTCTGCGCCCGCGACGGCATCGATGCCGAGGCGGCGCTCGGCTACCTGCGCGACATGTATGCCGCCAACCTCACCACATCGACGGCGCTGATCGGGCGGCCGGTGCTGCGCACGGCGAGCTCGAACCCCTGATCCCCCGCTACGGCCAGCCGGAGAGGCTCATCTTGTCGCCGCCGGACGGGCTCGCCATATTCCGGATCGCCGCGCCAGCGCGGCATCACGAGGACCGGTCATGACCGACTTCCAGGCCTACCAGCGCCCCCGCCCCGTCTCGTTCTTCGCGAGCCCGGCCCTGCCCGCCGCCGCCTTCGCCGGCGTGCGTACGCGGCGCATGCTGGCCTTCGCAGTCGACTTTACGATCGTCTCGATCCTTGCGCTGCTGCTCTGGACCGGCCTGTTCGTCGTGACGCTCGGCCTCGCCGCGTTCTTCCTGCCGCCGCTCTGGCCGTTCGTCGCGTTCTTCTACAACGGCCTCACCATCTCCGGCCGCGGGATGGCGACGCCCGGCATGCGGATGCTCGATCTCGAGATGCGCCAGGTCGACGGCGCGCCGGTCGGCTTCGTCATCGCCGGCATCCACGCCGCGCTTCTCTATGCGAGCTGGCTGTTCCCGCCGGTGTTCCTGACGTCGCTCGTCACGCCGGACAAGCGCTGCCTGCACGACATCTTCGCGGGCGTGATCGTGGTGCGCCGGCCCTGAGTTGAGGCCACGCGGCGGCTACTTCGCCGCCCCCGTGCACGGGTCGAGCACCGAGCGCGAGATCAGCTTCGGCAGCGAGGCCGTCGGCGTGTAGTCGACGTTGGGGTTGGTGGCGACAAGCGCATCGCCGGCCTTCGAGGGCGCACCCTGATGCGGCGCGGCGGCGAACTCGCCCATCGCGGCGGGATGGTGCTGCTTCACCATGTAGTCGAGCATGTCGGCCGACGCGACGAAGGCGACGGCGATGATCGACACGGAGAGCGCGATGCCCTCGAAGGTGGTGCCCCGCTCGTCCTTCATGAATCGATTGCCGATACGCATGACCTGGCCTCGCCTTTACCGCCGCAGCCCGGACCATGACCCGAAGACGGTAAACAGGACATTGAAGCGTCGGGTCGAACGCGAGAAAAGCGTGTCGTCTCGCGACACGGGTGCGTGAGCCGGGAGCCGGGGGAGCAGATGACCGCCAACGAGGACATGATCCTGTACTGGAACGACGTCGCCGGCTCGAAGTGGGTGGCCAACCAGGCGCGTCTCGACCGGCTCATGGCGCCGCTCTCGGCCGCGCTCCTCGATGCGGCGGCCCCACGCGCCGGCGAGAAGATCGTCGAGATCGGCTGCGGCTGCGGCGACGTCACGCTGCAGCTCGCCGCGCTCGGCAGCGGCGGCCGCATCACGGCCGTCGACGTCTCGCGCCCGATGCTGGCGCATGCCCAGGCGCGCCACGCCGCGATGGAAACCTCGGCGGCGGCCGGCGATCTCGCGTCGATCGACTGGGTCGTCGCCGACGCCATGAACTACGCTTTTCCGCGCGACAACAGCCTGCTGCTCTCGCGCTTCGGCGTGATGTTCTTCGACGACAAGCCGCGCGCCTTTGCCAACCTGCGCGCCGCGCTCGCGCCGGGCGGCCGGTTCGCCTTCATCTGCTGGCGCCCGCGTGCGCAATGCGAATGGATGCAGCTGCCGCTCGACTGGGTCGCGTCGATCCTGCCGCCGCCCGAGGAGACGACCGGCGAGCCCGGCCCGTTCGGCCTCGCCGACGACGCGGAGACGGTGGCGCTGCTGACCGACGCGGGGTTCACGGACGTCTCCGCCGACAAGGTCGATTGCCCGCTGGTGATGGGCGAAGGCGCGACGCCGGAGGCGGCGGTGCACGATGCCATGGCCCTGCTCGGCCAGACCGGCCCGGCCGCGCGCCACATCGCCGAGGCCGAGCCGGAGCCGCGGCGTGCCGCCCTCGATCTGATGAAAGCGCGTCTCGCCGAGCGCGTGGAGGACGGCCGCGTGCTGCTCGAAGGCGCCTGCTGGATCTACTCGGGTCGCGTCTGAGGCCGGCTCAGAGCACGGCCAGCGCCTCGCGGCCCGACACCGCGCGACCCTTCGGCCAGACCCAGAAGTCGGCGGTGGTCTCGACGGCGTCGGAGAGCAGCAGGTGGTAGGCGTGCTTCGGCACCGCGACGGCGCCGAGCGAGGCGAGGTGGCTGGTGACGAACTGCGTGTCGAGCAGCTGGAAGCCGCCGGCGCGAAGCCGGGCGACGAGGTGCACCAGCGCGACCTTCGAGGCATCGGTGGCGCGGTGGAACATGCTCTCGCCGAAGAAGGCGGCGCCGAGCGCGACCCCGTAGAGGCCGCCGACGAGCTTGTCGCCGTCCCACGTCTCGATCGTGTGGACGTGGCCCATGTCGAACAGCGCGCGATAGAGCGCGCGGATGCGGTCGTTGATCCAGGTCCCTTCGCGGCCGGGACCCGCCTCGGCGCAGCCGTCGATCACCGCGTCGAAGGCGGTGTCGACCCGCACCTCGAACCTGTCGCCGCGGACCGTCTTGGCGAGGCTGCGCGTGACGACGAGCCCGTCGAGCGGGAAGATGCCCCGCTCCTCCGGGTCGACCCAGAAGAGGTTGGGATCGTTGGCGCTCTCGGCCATCGGGAAGAGGCCGATCGAGTAGGCGCGCATCAGCACGTCGGGCGTGATCTCGAGCCTGTCTCGCGCGCGTGTCATGGCGGCGAGGGTGCGCGCGCCGGGAAAAACCGTCAAGACGGACACTCGACGCGCTCGCCGGTGTGGCCTAAGCGGGCGACACCAGGACGAGGCAGACGATGGGCGTGGAGACGCTGCAGGTAAGCGAGGACGAGGAGGGCATGCGCCTCGACCGCTGGTTCAAGCGGCGCATCCCGAGCCTGTCCCTCTCGCATCTCAACAAGATCGTGCGCACCGGCCAGGTGCGCGTCGACGGCGCGCGCGTGAAGACCGCGACGCGGCTCGCGACCGGCCAGAGCGTGCGCGTCCCGCCGCTGTCGCTCGAGGCCCCGCCGCCGGCGGCGGCGCCGACGATCTCGGCGGACGACGCGCGCGATCTGCGCGCGATGATCCTCTACGAGGATCGCGACCTCATCGTCCTCAACAAGCCGTTCGGGCTCGCCGTGCAGGGCGGGTCGGGCACCAAGCACCACATCGACGGCATGCTGGCCTCGCTGCCCAACGAGCGCGGCGACCGGCCGGCCCTGGTGCACCGGCTCGATCGCGACACGTCGGGCGTCCTGCTCGTCGCGCGGACCCGCAAGATGGCGGCCGACCTCGGCGAGATCTTCCGCTCGCGCCAGGCACGCAAGACCTACTGGGCGCTCGTCGAGGGCATCCCGAAGCCGCCGCAGGGGCGGATCTCGCTCTACCTCGCCAAGGGCGAAGGCATGGGCGACGACCGTGGTCCCCGCAGCGGCCGCTACGACCCGATGACGCGCGAGAAGATGCGCGTCGCCAAGCATGGCGAGGAGGACGCGCAGCACTCGGTCACCTACTACGCGACGATCGAGCGGGTGCCGTCGCGTCTCGCCTGGCTGTCGATGAAGCCGATCACCGGCCGCACGCACCAGCTTCGCGCGCATGCCGAGGCGATCGGCCATCCGATCGTCGGCGACCCCAAGTACGGCATCAAGCCGAAGACCGACCCGCGCCGCACCGATCCGCTGCGCGCCGTGCCCGACGGCATCGAGAAGAAGCTGCACCTGCTCGCGCGGCGCCTCGTGCTGCCCAACCCGCGCGGCGGCACGCTCGACGTCACCGCGCCGCTGCCGCCGCACATGCAGGCGAGCTTCGATCTGCTCGGCTTCGACACCAGCACCTACGATCCGATCGACGAGGCGCCGGAGTAGCTGCGCGCATGCTCCTTCGCGCATACGTGGCGCGCACATTGCCCATCGCGTGCAGGAAACCTCTTGCCGCGCCGCACAAATTGACTAAGGTATGGGCATGGGCGGCTTTGCACAATTTGCGGGCACGCTCGGGTCTAAGCATCCCGAAGCCCGCGTCCTTCTTGCGCCGATGTCCGGCGTCAGCGATCTCGGCATGCGACGCGCTGCCAAGATTTCGGCGCGAGTCTTGTCGTCACCGAGATGGTCGATAGCGCCTTCTTCATGGCCGGCGAGGCAGCGGCGCGCCTGAAGGCGGACGGGGCCGGCATCGCCTGCCATGTCGTGCAGATCGCCGGCTGCGATCCCGGCCGCCTCGCCGAGGCCGCCAAGCTCGCCGAGGGCGAGGGCGCCGCGATGGTCGACATCAACATGGGCTGTCCGGCGCGCAAGGTGGTGGGCGGCCTT
This Beijerinckiaceae bacterium RH AL1 DNA region includes the following protein-coding sequences:
- a CDS encoding Isochorismatase (ID:RHAL1_01775;~source:Prodigal:2.6), with protein sequence MKALIVVDMLNDFVTGALANEVRAGRVVPAIRRLIDHARADADWLVVYACDAHRADDREVALWGKHAMAGTWGAQVIEALAPVGAEREIVVPKRFYGAFEGTELDDLLYDYEVEDVVLVGQHLDVGLRHTAYGAFLSDLDIHVPADAVCARDGIDAEAALGYLRDMYAANLTTSTALIGRPVLRTASSNP
- the aat gene encoding Leucyl/phenylalanyl-tRNA--protein transferase (ID:RHAL1_01779;~source:Prodigal:2.6), with protein sequence MTVFPGARTLAAMTRARDRLEITPDVLMRAYSIGLFPMAESANDPNLFWVDPEERGIFPLDGLVVTRSLAKTVRGDRFEVRVDTAFDAVIDGCAEAGPGREGTWINDRIRALYRALFDMGHVHTIETWDGDKLVGGLYGVALGAAFFGESMFHRATDASKVALVHLVARLRAGGFQLLDTQFVTSHLASLGAVAVPKHAYHLLLSDAVETTADFWVWPKGRAVSGREALAVL
- a CDS encoding Pseudouridine synthase (source:Prodigal:2.6;~ID:RHAL1_01780), whose amino-acid sequence is MGVETLQVSEDEEGMRLDRWFKRRIPSLSLSHLNKIVRTGQVRVDGARVKTATRLATGQSVRVPPLSLEAPPPAAAPTISADDARDLRAMILYEDRDLIVLNKPFGLAVQGGSGTKHHIDGMLASLPNERGDRPALVHRLDRDTSGVLLVARTRKMAADLGEIFRSRQARKTYWALVEGIPKPPQGRISLYLAKGEGMGDDRGPRSGRYDPMTREKMRVAKHGEEDAQHSVTYYATIERVPSRLAWLSMKPITGRTHQLRAHAEAIGHPIVGDPKYGIKPKTDPRRTDPLRAVPDGIEKKLHLLARRLVLPNPRGGTLDVTAPLPPHMQASFDLLGFDTSTYDPIDEAPE
- a CDS encoding protein of unknown function (ID:RHAL1_01777;~source:Prodigal:2.6) translates to MRIGNRFMKDERGTTFEGIALSVSIIAVAFVASADMLDYMVKQHHPAAMGEFAAAPHQGAPSKAGDALVATNPNVDYTPTASLPKLISRSVLDPCTGAAK
- a CDS encoding RDD domain containing protein (ID:RHAL1_01776;~source:Prodigal:2.6) codes for the protein MTDFQAYQRPRPVSFFASPALPAAAFAGVRTRRMLAFAVDFTIVSILALLLWTGLFVVTLGLAAFFLPPLWPFVAFFYNGLTISGRGMATPGMRMLDLEMRQVDGAPVGFVIAGIHAALLYASWLFPPVFLTSLVTPDKRCLHDIFAGVIVVRRP
- a CDS encoding SAM-dependent methyltransferase (ID:RHAL1_01778;~source:Prodigal:2.6), with translation MTANEDMILYWNDVAGSKWVANQARLDRLMAPLSAALLDAAAPRAGEKIVEIGCGCGDVTLQLAALGSGGRITAVDVSRPMLAHAQARHAAMETSAAAGDLASIDWVVADAMNYAFPRDNSLLLSRFGVMFFDDKPRAFANLRAALAPGGRFAFICWRPRAQCEWMQLPLDWVASILPPPEETTGEPGPFGLADDAETVALLTDAGFTDVSADKVDCPLVMGEGATPEAAVHDAMALLGQTGPAARHIAEAEPEPRRAALDLMKARLAERVEDGRVLLEGACWIYSGRV